The following coding sequences lie in one Salmo salar chromosome ssa13, Ssal_v3.1, whole genome shotgun sequence genomic window:
- the cs gene encoding citrate synthase, mitochondrial has translation MSFLTTGISRLAPRLLNSKNATCILVASRHASSSTNLKDVLTDLIPKEQSRIKSFKQQYGKTNIGSITVDMVYGGMRGMKGLVYETSVLDPDEGIRFRGYSIPECQQLLPKAPGGQEPLPEGLFWLLVTGQVPTEEQVSWLSKEWAKRAALPSHVVTMLDNFPTNLHPMSQFSAAITALNSESSFARAYSEGVNKAKYWEFIYEDSMDLIAKLPCVAAKIYRNLYREGSSIGAIDSNLDWSANFANMLGYSDSAEFTELMRLYLTIHSDHEGGNVSAHTSHLVGSALSDPYLSFSAALNGLAGPLHGLANQEVLVWLTALQKEMGGEVSDEKMRDYIWNTLKSGRVVPGYGHAVLRKTDPRYQCQQEFAFKHLPNDPMFKLVHQLYKIVPPVLLEQGKAKNPWPNVDAHSGVLLQYYGMTEMNYYTVLFGVSRALGVLAQLIWSRALGFPLERPKSMSTDGLMTLVGANKSG, from the exons ATGTCCTTTCTGACTACAGGTATCAGCAGGCTAGCGCCAAGACTCCTTAATTCAAAG AATGCCACCTGCATCCTTGTGGCGTCCAGACATGCCAGCTCCTCAACA AATCTAAAGGATGTTCTAACAGACCTTATTCCAAAAGAACAAAGTAGGATCAAGAGCTTCAAACAGCAGTATGGAAAAACCAACATTGGATCGATCACTGTTGATATG gtctATGGTGGGATGAGGGGCATGAAGGGTCTGGTGTACGAGACCTCAGTGCTGGATCCTGATgag GGAATCCGTTTCCGGGGCTACAGCATTCCAGAGTGTCAACAGCTGTTGCCCAAGGCTCCAGGAGGTCAGGAGCCACTGCCTGAGGGCCTCTTTTGGCTGCTGGTCACAGGACAGGTCCCCACAGAGGAACAG GTGAGCTGGTTGTCCAAAGAATGGGCTAAGCGGGCAGCACTCCCCTCCCACGTGGTCACCATGCTAGATAACTTCCCCACCAACCTGCACCCCATGTCCCAGTTCAGCGCTGCCATCACAGCTCTGAACAGCGAGAGCAGCTTTGCACGGGCCTACTCTGAGGGCGTCAACAAGGCAAAATACTGGGAG TTCATCTATGAGGACTCCATGGACTTGATTGCCAAGTTGCCGTGTGTTGCTGCTAAGATCTACCGTAACCTGTACCGTGAGGGCAGCAGCATTGGCGCCATCGACTCCAACCTGGACTGGTCCGCTAACTTCGCCAACATGCTGGGCTACAGCGACTCTGCTGAGTTCACTGAACTAATGAGGCTCTACCTTACCATCCACAG TGACCACGAGGGAGGTAACGTCAGTGCCCACACCAGTCACCTGGTGGGCAGTGCTCTCTCTGACCCTTACCTCTCCTTCAGTGCTGCTCTGAACGGGCTGGCTGGACCTCTGCATGGGCTGGCCAACCAG GAGGTGCTGGTGTGGCTGACGGCCCTGCAGaaggagatgggaggggaggtGTCTGATGAGAAGATGAGGGATTACATCTGGAACACACTCAAGTCTGGCAGG GTGGTGCCAGGCTATGGGCATGCTGTCCTGAGGAAGACTGACCCCAGGTACCAATGCCAGCAGGAGTTTGCCTTCAAGCACCTGCCCAACGACCCCATGTTCAAACTGGTGCACCAGCTCTACAAGATTGTGCCCCCAGTACTGCTGGAGCAGGGCAAGGCCAAGAACCCCTGGCCCAACGTCGACGCCCACAGTGGAGTGCTGCTGCAG TACTATGGGATGACAGAGATGAACTACTACACTGTGCTGTTTGGTGTGTCCCGAGCCCTGGGTGTGCTGGCCCAACTTATCTGGAGCCGAGCCCTGGGCTTCCCTCTGGAGCGCCCCAAGTCCATGAGCACAGACGGACTCATGACCCTGGTGGGGGCCAATAAGTCTGGctga